A stretch of DNA from Gemmatimonas sp. UBA7669:
GCCGCCCCACCGATGCCAACGCGCGAGATGGGACGTGCGCAGGGCACGTCCCATCGATGATATCTCCGCCTCCGATGCGCGCGACCTACGCACCGGGCATTGGCGGATCCGACGCGCGACGAGCACGGGACGCGGTGTGCGAGTGGCGGACGACCCATCGGCCCGTTGTCCCGCTCCCCTTGCGCTCCAGGATCACCGTCCCGCGACCGAAATTATCGACGGCGCGATCACCCATCTTGGCCTGCAACGCATAGCTGACGGTGGCCCACGCGGTGGCACCGTCCACGTGCACATCGATCTCGATGGGACGATACCGAAACTCCTTCATCTCTTTGAGCTCGGGTCCGAGATGATGATCCCGATAGTCCGCCCACCCGCGGTTCACGCCGGCGCCCTCGAAAATGGTGAGCGCCTCACCCGCGTACAGCGTGTCCAACGCCGCCATGTCGC
This window harbors:
- a CDS encoding nuclear transport factor 2 family protein codes for the protein MPAMRISGRVLPVLLASFVLSGGSLAAQRPTADADRAVRAVITAVFSAQERGDMAALDTLYAGEALTIFEGAGVNRGWADYRDHHLGPELKEMKEFRYRPIEIDVHVDGATAWATVSYALQAKMGDRAVDNFGRGTVILERKGSGTTGRWVVRHSHTASRARRASDPPMPGA